In Hahella sp. KA22, one genomic interval encodes:
- a CDS encoding hybrid sensor histidine kinase/response regulator, with the protein MLGRVKWFLWGLLAMGVILALEEGVRRAKMNQHESRARLDILANRVASQVQSRMQIYEYGLRGARGAIIAGGRENISYRKFLEYSHSREQEREFPGSRGYGLIQRVGPEQEAAFVEMAQRERGGDFAVKKISVNDEERFIIRFVEPEQYNQQAVGLDIGSESTRREAALMAMHSGKATLSGPITLVQATGKKLRSFLLLIPIYRTGLHPASAEEREGETFGWAYTPLVTDEVLQDMNFHGDDFAFSLQDVSESGAEDVFYASAGFDQPAAEGLETSINLSLYQRTWRMHIKALPAFVESLHLLSPIQVALTLALISVLMTGLFYIFLVNLQRKVHIGLERSRMAAIVESSNDAIIGVTLEGEITNWNQGAESMLGYPAAEAIGKTLMSLIVPPNCREEEKDIMERVTQGEVVPNFHTIRSRADGSHFDVSVTVFPIKGANNKIVGAATTIRDITEQKAIETQVQLLNVNLERKVAERTEQLRQAKEAAESASRAKSDFVANMSHEIRTPMNAILGMLQLVQQTDLTTRQSDYIHKTESAARTLLGILNDILDFSKVEAGKLELDLHSFYLEKLVQEVGVLLSASLGKKNVEVLFDIDPALPQQVVGDSLRLKQILINLAGNALKFTESGEVVMSVRLHRSEASHLWLYFSVRDTGIGISEAQQKHIFDGFSQAEASTSRRYGGSGLGLAICQRLIRMMGGELQLESAPGKGSEFYFTVCLARSEETANKSDPMVIEPLRVLVVDDNECARAINCSIVNHLAWRAEAAASGEDALAMAAGTDYDVVLMDWRMPGLDGWETIRRLRHILTGAKAPIIIMVTSQGKEILSYPREDEASMLDGFLVKPITASMLSEAVADARAGHRRLQQINRHAAQPCTQLTGLRLLVVEDNLTNQQVARELLGSCGAQVDIASGGLAGVTAVKKASPPYDLVLMDIQMPDMDGYAATHEIRDYSAFKDLPIVAMTANALPSDRENCLAAGMNDHVGKPFDLSELVAVILKHTNTPDRTEHTPSIPPASGLRQPSESAAPHIQPALTLAEAQGLTLRDALRRFGQDTGAYCNAARGFSRDVSAMLKDLPDLLARGESRRAADILHTVKGLAGAVGAPILADASGALEQGVRSGNGWTPERNAASIIQREFERTRDLLTQIISILAPPADRGNNSATASQAGLKAGLKELAQLVRMSNMNALKLFADLNSSYRQLLPASFAVLEEDINQLDFDAAHAHCLDMLRQIEQETSTTLSP; encoded by the coding sequence ATGCTTGGACGTGTGAAATGGTTTCTTTGGGGGCTGCTTGCAATGGGCGTCATACTGGCTTTGGAAGAAGGTGTGCGCCGGGCCAAAATGAATCAGCATGAGTCCAGGGCGCGGCTGGATATTCTGGCTAATCGCGTCGCCAGTCAGGTGCAGTCGCGGATGCAGATATATGAATATGGTCTGCGCGGCGCGCGCGGGGCCATTATCGCTGGCGGCCGCGAAAACATAAGCTATCGCAAATTTCTTGAATATTCTCATTCTCGTGAGCAAGAGCGAGAGTTTCCCGGCTCCCGAGGCTATGGCCTGATTCAACGGGTCGGCCCGGAGCAGGAAGCGGCCTTTGTGGAGATGGCGCAGCGTGAGCGCGGCGGCGATTTCGCGGTGAAGAAGATTTCGGTGAATGATGAAGAGCGTTTCATCATACGCTTTGTGGAGCCGGAGCAATACAATCAGCAGGCGGTGGGGTTGGACATCGGCTCTGAATCCACCCGGCGGGAAGCCGCGCTTATGGCGATGCACAGCGGCAAAGCCACGTTGTCAGGGCCAATCACTCTGGTGCAGGCGACGGGAAAGAAGTTACGTAGTTTCCTGTTGTTGATACCCATCTACCGGACCGGCCTGCATCCCGCCAGCGCGGAGGAAAGAGAGGGGGAAACATTCGGCTGGGCCTACACGCCGCTGGTGACGGATGAAGTGTTGCAGGATATGAACTTCCATGGCGACGACTTCGCTTTCTCCCTGCAGGATGTGTCCGAATCCGGCGCGGAGGACGTTTTCTACGCTTCCGCCGGTTTTGATCAGCCTGCCGCGGAAGGACTTGAGACCAGCATTAATCTATCTCTCTATCAGCGCACCTGGCGCATGCACATTAAAGCGCTGCCGGCTTTCGTCGAGAGTCTGCATTTGCTGTCGCCAATTCAGGTGGCGCTCACCCTGGCGTTGATCTCTGTGTTGATGACCGGGCTGTTCTATATCTTTTTGGTCAACCTGCAACGCAAGGTGCATATCGGTCTGGAGCGCTCGCGCATGGCGGCCATTGTGGAAAGCTCCAACGACGCCATTATCGGCGTCACTCTGGAAGGTGAAATTACGAACTGGAACCAGGGCGCGGAATCCATGCTGGGATACCCCGCGGCGGAGGCGATCGGTAAAACGCTGATGAGTCTGATTGTGCCGCCCAATTGCCGTGAAGAAGAAAAAGACATTATGGAGCGCGTGACTCAGGGCGAAGTGGTGCCTAACTTTCATACCATTCGCAGCCGCGCCGACGGGAGCCATTTTGACGTGTCCGTGACGGTTTTCCCGATCAAAGGCGCCAATAACAAGATCGTCGGCGCCGCCACCACGATTCGTGACATCACCGAGCAAAAAGCCATTGAAACCCAGGTGCAACTGCTCAATGTCAATTTGGAGCGGAAGGTCGCCGAACGTACCGAACAACTGCGCCAGGCCAAAGAGGCGGCGGAATCCGCCAGTCGCGCCAAGTCGGATTTTGTCGCCAATATGAGCCATGAAATCCGCACTCCCATGAACGCCATTCTGGGCATGTTGCAACTGGTGCAACAAACCGACCTGACCACGCGGCAGTCCGACTACATTCACAAAACCGAGTCCGCCGCCCGCACGTTGCTGGGCATTCTCAACGACATACTGGACTTCTCCAAGGTGGAGGCGGGCAAGCTGGAGTTGGACCTGCATTCGTTTTATCTGGAAAAACTGGTGCAGGAAGTGGGCGTGCTGCTGTCCGCCAGTCTGGGCAAGAAAAATGTGGAGGTGCTGTTCGATATCGATCCCGCGCTGCCGCAACAGGTGGTGGGTGATTCTCTGCGTCTTAAACAAATCCTTATCAATCTGGCGGGCAACGCCCTCAAGTTTACGGAATCCGGTGAGGTGGTGATGAGTGTTCGCCTGCACCGATCGGAAGCATCGCATCTGTGGCTTTATTTCAGTGTACGCGACACCGGCATTGGCATCTCCGAGGCGCAACAAAAACATATTTTCGACGGCTTTTCCCAGGCGGAAGCCTCGACCTCCAGGCGCTACGGCGGTTCAGGACTTGGTTTGGCGATTTGTCAGCGGCTCATTCGCATGATGGGCGGCGAACTGCAGTTGGAAAGCGCTCCCGGCAAAGGCAGTGAATTCTATTTCACCGTGTGTCTGGCGCGCTCCGAGGAAACGGCGAATAAGTCGGACCCCATGGTGATTGAGCCACTACGTGTGCTGGTCGTGGATGACAATGAGTGCGCGCGGGCCATTAACTGCAGCATCGTCAATCATCTCGCCTGGCGTGCGGAAGCGGCGGCCTCCGGCGAAGACGCCCTCGCCATGGCTGCGGGAACCGACTATGACGTAGTGCTTATGGATTGGCGTATGCCCGGATTAGACGGTTGGGAAACCATCCGGCGCCTTCGTCATATCCTGACGGGCGCGAAGGCGCCGATTATTATCATGGTGACGTCTCAGGGGAAAGAAATTTTATCTTATCCCCGTGAGGACGAGGCGAGCATGCTGGATGGTTTTTTGGTGAAACCCATTACCGCCTCCATGTTGTCGGAAGCAGTAGCTGACGCCCGCGCCGGCCATCGGCGCCTGCAACAGATCAATCGCCATGCCGCGCAGCCCTGTACTCAGCTGACCGGGCTGCGCCTCTTGGTGGTTGAGGATAATCTGACTAATCAACAGGTAGCCCGGGAGCTGTTGGGCAGTTGCGGCGCTCAGGTGGATATCGCCAGCGGCGGCCTGGCTGGCGTAACAGCGGTGAAAAAAGCGTCGCCGCCATACGATCTGGTGCTGATGGATATTCAGATGCCGGACATGGACGGCTATGCCGCAACCCATGAAATTCGCGACTATTCCGCGTTTAAGGATTTGCCCATCGTGGCGATGACCGCCAATGCGCTGCCCTCGGACAGGGAAAACTGTCTGGCCGCCGGCATGAACGATCATGTCGGGAAACCTTTCGATCTGAGCGAGCTTGTGGCGGTGATCCTGAAACATACGAATACCCCGGACCGCACGGAACACACGCCGTCTATTCCCCCTGCGTCAGGCTTGCGGCAGCCGTCGGAGAGCGCCGCGCCGCACATACAGCCGGCGTTAACGCTGGCGGAGGCGCAAGGGTTGACGTTGCGGGATGCGCTGCGCCGATTCGGTCAGGATACCGGCGCGTATTGCAATGCGGCGCGAGGGTTCAGTCGGGACGTCAGCGCTATGCTGAAAGACCTGCCAGACTTGTTGGCGCGAGGCGAAAGTCGGCGGGCGGCGGACATATTGCACACCGTAAAAGGTCTGGCCGGCGCCGTCGGCGCGCCCATCCTGGCGGATGCGTCGGGGGCGCTGGAACAGGGGGTGCGATCAGGTAATGGGTGGACGCCTGAGCGGAACGCGGCGTCTATTATCCAACGCGAATTTGAACGTACCCGAGACCTGCTGACGCAAATCATCTCAATACTGGCTCCACCCGCCGACAGGGGGAATAACTCCGCCACGGCTTCCCAGGCGGGCCTGAAAGCCGGACTGAAAGAACTGGCGCAGCTGGTCAGAATGTCCAATATGAATGCATTGAAGCTGTTCGCGGATCTGAACTCATCCTACCGACAGTTATTGCCGGCGAGTTTCGCGGTATTGGAGGAGGATATCAACCAACTGGACTTTGACGCCGCCCACGCCCATTGCCTGGACATGCTGCGACAGATAGAACAGGAAACATCCACAACGCTGTCTCCCTGA
- a CDS encoding zinc-dependent metalloprotease family protein: protein MIQLKKTLAIAIGACLSQFTWAAPTHSVDVMVVYSAQAQDHYVGNSEEIQQKIADYVAFTNQAFVNSKVDIQLNLVHSEVISDVALSVDNQGISESLTSLQQNRYVRELRGRYKADLVMMLYDQNDLNSATCGITAPGVFLANKGVFSINNIDSAYGLVDVNPSCALDLSGENVTPYHFAHELGHLFGLGHGLPTEQNEFVQSQPMLDELFKMLDGEGFYSSRPALPFTTISTLEEAVEAQVYPLQHAFAFGYGGPTTREVSTIMAYPHEHGYASWAPYFSTPDVKVCKNGGATCQESEKVAIGGDLGNGLQANNALALNLAAEQVANFCRNNQQLANAKGTPMQFALGAPTARWHLDNLDISFSDSTPGAVYPWIEGEDELSVVEVDINGELTNVLQVENAANLPTAGVNLTCDLRPGDVYQLKAKVKGLEDGAATLWLYYETLSGAKEWFEVSRKSVTTSDWTELEAAVQMPDDLTHVQAVIYGVDQAKGFMLESLEVSEDRAL, encoded by the coding sequence ATGATTCAATTAAAAAAAACACTGGCTATCGCTATAGGCGCCTGTTTATCACAGTTTACTTGGGCGGCGCCCACTCACAGTGTGGACGTTATGGTGGTTTACAGCGCTCAGGCGCAAGATCACTACGTCGGCAACAGCGAAGAAATTCAGCAAAAGATCGCCGATTATGTGGCGTTCACCAATCAGGCATTTGTTAACAGCAAGGTAGATATCCAGCTGAATCTGGTCCACAGCGAGGTGATCTCGGACGTAGCCCTCAGCGTAGACAACCAGGGCATCAGCGAATCTTTGACGTCGTTACAGCAAAACCGTTACGTCAGAGAACTGCGCGGCCGCTACAAGGCCGATCTGGTGATGATGCTGTACGATCAAAATGACCTGAATTCAGCCACTTGCGGCATTACTGCGCCTGGCGTATTTTTGGCCAATAAGGGCGTCTTCTCCATCAACAATATCGACAGTGCTTATGGGCTGGTTGACGTGAACCCAAGTTGCGCTCTTGACCTCTCAGGAGAAAATGTCACCCCTTATCATTTTGCGCACGAATTGGGCCACCTGTTTGGATTGGGGCACGGCTTGCCGACAGAGCAAAATGAGTTCGTTCAAAGTCAACCTATGCTGGACGAGTTATTCAAAATGCTGGATGGCGAAGGTTTCTATAGCAGCCGACCAGCGTTGCCATTCACCACGATTTCCACACTTGAGGAAGCCGTCGAAGCGCAGGTATATCCTCTACAACATGCTTTCGCTTTCGGTTATGGCGGCCCGACCACTCGCGAAGTTTCCACCATCATGGCCTACCCTCACGAACACGGCTACGCCTCCTGGGCTCCCTATTTCTCCACGCCAGACGTAAAGGTCTGCAAGAATGGCGGCGCGACTTGCCAGGAATCCGAAAAAGTGGCGATCGGCGGTGATCTCGGCAACGGCCTGCAAGCCAACAACGCCCTCGCGTTAAATCTGGCGGCGGAACAGGTCGCCAATTTCTGTCGCAACAACCAGCAGCTCGCCAACGCCAAGGGAACTCCAATGCAGTTCGCCTTGGGCGCGCCGACTGCGCGCTGGCACTTGGACAACCTTGACATCAGCTTCTCTGACAGTACGCCGGGGGCGGTCTATCCCTGGATTGAGGGCGAGGACGAGCTCTCGGTCGTCGAGGTGGATATCAACGGCGAACTAACCAATGTGCTGCAAGTGGAGAACGCCGCCAACCTTCCTACGGCAGGCGTTAACCTGACCTGCGACCTGAGGCCTGGCGACGTTTACCAACTGAAGGCGAAGGTCAAAGGCCTGGAAGACGGCGCTGCAACCCTTTGGCTCTACTACGAGACCCTGAGCGGCGCGAAAGAATGGTTTGAAGTGAGCCGGAAATCCGTCACCACCAGCGACTGGACCGAACTGGAAGCCGCGGTGCAAATGCCGGACGACCTGACTCACGTACAAGCCGTGATTTACGGCGTAGATCAAGCCAAGGGGTTTATGCTGGAATCACTGGAAGTGTCTGAGGATCGGGCTCTGTAA
- a CDS encoding diguanylate cyclase, whose protein sequence is MPMQIEKKRARILVVDDQPINIQAIYRLFAGEHDVFMATNGTQALEFCRKDIPDLILLDVIMPDTDGLEVCRQLKLSAETKDIPIIFVTAHNTPEEQDACWDAGGVDFITKPINPSTVRNRVRAHLTLKFQADLLRQLVLLDGLTGVANRRFFDERLEREWRRCKRNGHPLSLLMLDVDYFKKFNDRYGHIAGDECLKLVAGCMKQVLQRPDDLPARYGGEEFACILPETKAAGACQLGRELEASIRALGIEHQASEIADVVTVSIGVAEIYPIRHTEVVDLIKEADQQLYAAKQAGRGRVHCAEEGAEEQRMV, encoded by the coding sequence ATGCCAATGCAGATTGAGAAGAAACGGGCGCGTATTCTGGTGGTGGATGACCAGCCCATCAATATTCAAGCGATCTATCGATTATTCGCCGGCGAACATGACGTGTTTATGGCCACCAATGGCACGCAGGCCCTGGAGTTCTGCAGGAAAGACATTCCCGACCTGATCCTGCTGGACGTCATTATGCCGGACACCGATGGGCTGGAGGTGTGCCGCCAATTGAAGCTCTCCGCGGAAACCAAGGACATCCCTATCATTTTCGTCACCGCTCATAACACGCCGGAGGAGCAGGACGCCTGTTGGGACGCCGGCGGCGTTGACTTCATCACTAAACCGATCAACCCCTCCACCGTGCGCAACCGGGTGCGCGCCCACCTGACGCTTAAGTTTCAAGCGGATCTTTTGCGACAACTGGTGTTGCTGGATGGACTGACCGGCGTCGCCAACCGGCGCTTTTTTGATGAACGCCTGGAGCGAGAGTGGCGTCGCTGTAAACGCAACGGCCACCCATTGAGCCTGCTGATGCTGGATGTGGACTATTTTAAAAAGTTCAATGACCGCTATGGTCATATCGCCGGGGATGAATGCCTGAAGTTGGTGGCGGGTTGCATGAAACAGGTCCTGCAGCGCCCCGACGACCTTCCGGCCCGATACGGTGGCGAGGAGTTCGCCTGCATATTACCGGAAACCAAAGCCGCCGGCGCTTGTCAGTTGGGGCGTGAGCTAGAGGCTTCCATTCGAGCGCTGGGCATCGAACACCAGGCTTCGGAAATTGCCGATGTGGTGACCGTCAGCATTGGCGTAGCGGAGATTTATCCGATCCGGCATACCGAAGTTGTGGATTTGATCAAAGAGGCGGATCAACAGTTATATGCGGCGAAACAGGCGGGAAGAGGGCGCGTTCACTGTGCTGAAGAGGGCGCAGAGGAACAACGGATGGTCTAG
- a CDS encoding phytanoyl-CoA dioxygenase family protein — protein sequence MKDALAQFDCDGYVHIPAFLNSDLIHRYNARLAQVMQDCARAPVQHVAFSGAQALFRVNELLRYFGAHTLYILGMPALQRLTQSLCGGEAICTYESLLVRSAANASLVDWHRDMNHQQDGRIFTLGIYLDAALTEEDALQVLPGHHLSGSSISALTSMLAGKMITPLRLPTLPGDLLLHDVRLPHASPPVVSNRVRKTLYFEFRPLRLLQSANPQWLTQRRRLNDIAQSVHTRLHDKDESEWSLTQQETDWLEVLYQQRQRLEGAEYASNSGSQASLKKPPVKTGRIQSRPESATPPDR from the coding sequence ATGAAAGACGCACTCGCACAATTTGACTGCGACGGCTATGTTCATATCCCCGCGTTCCTGAATTCCGATTTGATCCACCGTTATAACGCGAGACTTGCGCAAGTGATGCAGGACTGCGCACGGGCTCCCGTACAACATGTGGCGTTCAGCGGCGCTCAGGCGCTGTTTCGCGTGAATGAGCTTCTACGCTATTTCGGCGCGCACACGCTGTACATTCTGGGGATGCCAGCGTTACAGCGCCTGACGCAGTCCCTGTGCGGAGGCGAAGCCATCTGCACGTATGAGTCGCTGTTGGTGCGCTCAGCCGCCAACGCCAGCCTGGTTGATTGGCATCGGGATATGAATCATCAGCAGGATGGGCGGATCTTTACCTTGGGAATTTATCTCGACGCCGCGCTGACGGAAGAGGACGCTTTGCAGGTTTTGCCGGGACATCATCTATCCGGCTCCTCCATTTCCGCATTAACGTCCATGCTAGCCGGCAAAATGATAACGCCGCTAAGGCTCCCCACCCTGCCGGGAGACCTGTTGCTCCATGACGTCAGGTTGCCCCACGCATCTCCACCGGTGGTCAGCAATCGCGTGCGCAAGACCCTGTACTTTGAGTTCCGCCCTCTGCGACTGTTGCAAAGCGCTAATCCGCAATGGCTGACGCAGCGTCGACGTCTGAATGACATCGCCCAGAGCGTGCATACGCGCCTTCATGATAAGGATGAATCAGAGTGGTCGTTAACTCAGCAGGAAACAGACTGGCTGGAGGTCTTATATCAACAAAGGCAACGGCTGGAGGGGGCGGAATATGCGTCTAATTCAGGATCGCAGGCCAGCCTTAAAAAGCCACCAGTGAAGACAGGAAGAATACAATCACGCCCAGAATCAGCAACTCCACCAGACCGATAA
- a CDS encoding Hpt domain-containing protein, with amino-acid sequence MKDEIKPKQSTLDYSKLLLAGQQEGALGNHVRELVCQVLGRGKQPVVNIRKAIADESMTEALRLAHTLRGSMGTLGAEKVADSAGELEESIRADSNTDKSRLLNALERRMDAMLKELTAWSQQFPPSSGCLANVELDLEMLQRWRELLESRNMEALDYFDRIRSSLQTLCAAAQFESIREKVANLQFDEVLEELDELMQENGHA; translated from the coding sequence GTGAAGGATGAGATAAAGCCGAAACAAAGTACGCTGGATTACTCCAAGCTACTGCTGGCGGGCCAACAGGAAGGTGCACTGGGGAATCACGTGCGTGAACTGGTGTGCCAGGTGTTAGGCCGCGGCAAGCAACCGGTGGTGAATATTCGCAAGGCCATTGCAGACGAGAGCATGACGGAGGCGTTGCGCCTGGCGCACACGCTGCGGGGCTCTATGGGCACACTGGGCGCGGAGAAGGTGGCGGACAGCGCCGGCGAGCTGGAAGAAAGCATACGGGCTGACTCGAATACAGATAAAAGCCGCTTGTTGAACGCCCTGGAGCGTCGGATGGACGCCATGCTGAAAGAATTGACGGCGTGGTCGCAACAGTTTCCGCCGTCATCAGGCTGCCTGGCTAATGTCGAGCTGGATCTGGAAATGCTGCAGCGTTGGCGCGAGCTGCTGGAAAGTCGCAATATGGAAGCGCTGGACTACTTCGACCGTATTCGCTCCTCTTTGCAGACCCTGTGCGCCGCCGCTCAGTTTGAATCCATCCGCGAAAAAGTGGCCAATCTCCAGTTTGATGAAGTTCTGGAGGAACTCGACGAACTGATGCAGGAGAATGGCCATGCCTGA